Proteins co-encoded in one Pocillopora verrucosa isolate sample1 chromosome 1, ASM3666991v2, whole genome shotgun sequence genomic window:
- the LOC131788168 gene encoding trichohyalin-like has protein sequence MSRKKTTAKKPGIIQQRNFQQQLKTVKSLVEDIADSEHPEDHEIKLKIKEKTDQGSPSFTQNFTRNRGRENTSKTQSGTSSSDAFFDNNGFFNGFDSDSESEDSGEDCVEQQTETRELTEVERLEEVQTDLEEKIKQTKELLQKTDRTRNQRMHGQQKLRRLELKVEKLEQRLEKERAGKTRWTFVRKNVRKPRVGFHSSDLLNRKVPLAELLVASSESRPHLADVVLQEMHRDVAGQNQVDDDPSPKPKKLFKSKELHEFEKSLQEDDSQQHKKLTECTTDDLSPVEAAKQGLKQDENEEESLESFNIEQLKDRKEMDKGWLRISDRPDGFIKKIQDVSETKQSKQAWVSINDQGSQMFARKVFRAQVNGDSFLARSLDGRRNTLSNRGKTLNVDKRMSVCGSGETRINSKDKNTVKRAGRSSSAQSQRKAMVVKMDTVTGTNTFLPPIPKSEAKKRPKDEQVEKVKDENDSEQQKEKIILIPNRRRLARRRIQIYLKQLEFVKSHKLDEKEVVENIASSVEDYHGGKSKEGKKEHDAKTTPRKTLYLIGALSKNHLYPPTALPNDLL, from the coding sequence ATGTCAAGGAAGAAAACAACTGCAAAAAAGCCCGGAATCATTCAACAACGAAACTTCCAACAGCAATTGAAAACTGTTAAAAGTTTAGTCGAGGACATCGCTGATTCAGAACATCCTGAGGATCACGAgattaaattgaaaatcaagGAGAAAACTGATCAAGGCTCTCCATCCTTTACTCAAAACTTCACACGAAACCGGGGACgagaaaatacgtcaaaaaCTCAGTCAGGCACTTCTTCTTCTGACGCATTCTTCGATAATAATGGTTTTTTTAACGGATTTGACAGCGACTCGGAGAGCGAAGACAGTGGGGAAGATTGCGTTGAACAACAAACCGAGACTCGTGAATTAACAGAAGTCGAGAGACTCGAAGAGGTTCAGACAGActtggaggaaaaaataaaacaaactaagGAACTGCTCCAGAAAACAGACCGAACGAGAAATCAAAGAATGCATGGCCAACAGAAGTTGAGGCGACTTGAGctaaaagttgaaaagttgGAGCAGCGTCTGGAAAAGGAGAGAGCAGGAAAAACTCGATGGACTTTTGTGCGCAAGAACGTAAGAAAGCCTAGGGTTGGATTTCACAGCAGCGATTTGTTAAATCGTAAGGTTCCACTGGCCGAACTGTTAGTAGCTTCATCAGAAAGCCGACCTCATCTGGCCGATGTTGTTCTCCAAGAGATGCATCGCGATGTTGCTGGTCAAAATCAAGTCGACGATGACCCCTCACCAAAGCcgaaaaagcttttcaaatcgAAAGAACTCCATGAATTTGAGAAAAGTCTTCAAGAAGACGACTCCCAACAGCACAAGAAATTGACAGAATGTACAACCGATGACTTGTCGCCGGTTGAGGCAGCCAAACAGGGACTGAAACAAGACGAGAATGAAGAAGAATCTTTGGAAAGCTTCAACATAGAGCAACTAAAAGATCGAAAAGAGATGGATAAGGGATGGCTTCGAATCAGTGACAGGCCTGACGGTTTCATAAAGAAGATTCAAGATGTGTCAGAGACAAAGCAGTCCAAGCAGGCTTGGGTTAGCATCAATGACCAAGGAAGTCAAATGTTTGCGAGGAAAGTGTTCCGGGCTCAGGTGAATGGTGACTCATTCCTCGCGCGTTCATTGGACGGGAGAAGAAACACGCTTAGCAATCGCGGAAAAACATTGAACGTTGATAAAAGAATGTCTGTTTGTGGTTCCGGAGAGACTCGTATCAACAGTAAAGACAAAAACACAGTCAAACGTGCCGGACGATCATCATCTGCGCAGTCCCAGCGAAAAGCGATGGTGGTGAAAATGGACACCGTTACTGGGACGAATACTTTTCTGCCCCCGATTCCAAAGTCTGAAGCGAAGAAACGCCCAAAAGACGAACAAGTGGAAAAAGTAAAAGATGAAAACGACAGTGagcaacagaaagaaaagataatACTGATTCCTAATCGAAGGCGACTGGCCAGAAGAAGAATCCAGATTTACCTAAAACAGCTGGAATTTGTCAAGTCACACAAACTAGACGAAAAGGAGGTTGTAGAGAATATAGCATCCTCAGTCGAGGACTACCACGGCGGCAAAtcaaaagaaggaaagaaggaaCATGACGCAAAAACAACTCCACGGAAAACTTTGTATTTAATTGGAGCATTGTCAAAAAATCACCTTTACCCTCCCACAGCGCTGCCGAATGATCTATTATAA